The Fodinibius salinus nucleotide sequence TAGGTCCCTACTTTGTCAAAATCCATTGGAATAATACATAAATTTTATTGGCAACTCTTCGTGATGCTAAAGATATTCAGCTAACAATCACTCAACAAATATTTTACTTTTGGATTTTATCCCCGCAAATGAATCTCCGGTATTTATTAAGGGCTTTCGGTGGTACACTTGGCTTCTGTTTAAACGCCGTTTTCATAAAGTATGGCTCAGGCAAGACTATTATCCGAAAAAAGAATCAAAAACGGTCTATTACCTAAATCATCACTCATGGTGGGATGGGCTTGTTCCTTTTCTACTCAACGAGTTTCGATTTCACCAGCAGGCACGAGCACTTATGGAAGACACCCAAATGAAGAAATATCCCCTATTCCAAAAGATCGGCGCTTTTTCCATTAATCGTGATGATCGGCGGCAGGCTATCACCTCGCTTCGCTATGCAGTAAATTCATTTGAACGAGAACAGGCCAGCCTCT carries:
- a CDS encoding lysophospholipid acyltransferase family protein; its protein translation is MDFIPANESPVFIKGFRWYTWLLFKRRFHKVWLRQDYYPKKESKTVYYLNHHSWWDGLVPFLLNEFRFHQQARALMEDTQMKKYPLFQKIGAFSINRDDRRQAITSLRYAVNSFEREQASLFIYPEGTITPPGLDMNFEGGLAWLYGKLHNVDFVPIGIYMHTIRHDKPELHLHVGKSDQIGQLKSGAKLTHHFEERLNTILDDLRTTAGFDDTNFEPFA